The Saccharothrix variisporea genome has a segment encoding these proteins:
- a CDS encoding DUF3099 domain-containing protein has product MVDHERDSTPVLITEAAPSYEEQHAARKRKYAIMMGARIPCLALAMVFYQTWWLALLFLVLSVPLPWMAVLIANDRPPRKSEKANRFVKEHRALEARNHQVIDG; this is encoded by the coding sequence ATGGTCGACCACGAGCGCGACAGCACCCCGGTGCTGATCACCGAAGCGGCGCCCTCCTACGAGGAGCAGCACGCCGCTCGCAAGCGCAAGTACGCGATCATGATGGGCGCCCGAATCCCGTGCCTGGCCCTGGCGATGGTCTTCTACCAGACGTGGTGGCTGGCGCTGCTGTTCCTCGTGCTCTCGGTCCCCTTGCCGTGGATGGCAGTCCTCATCGCCAACGACCGCCCCCCACGCAAGTCCGAGAAGGCGAACCGCTTCGTCAAGGAACACCGCGCCCTGGAAGCCCGAAACCACCAGGTCATCGACGGCTAG
- a CDS encoding PucR family transcriptional regulator produces the protein MVALDRLVDVLGSLGTHLSCAPRGRDVELRGVALHDPAEPSPAAPDDVLLGLGVPSPAAAARLVGSTSAAAVVLHGRPPLDERVVAAAKRSGAAVLLVEPSVPWGQLANVAQTLVLGGQRKGSGDLFAVADAIAAVVGGPVTIEDQQSRVLAYSYRQQGVDQVRVQTILGRRVPEEARQALDEYGVFTHLARSDEPLFVPKLTEQLGGRLVAAVRAGRELLGSVWVEVERDVDPARHAALADGARTAALHLLRARASADLERQAEADLVIGALDSGANLPRLGLPGTDLRVIAVQAHAGEGEHGAALLAFERATAGFGWSRPGRSALFGNVLYTVLPCGDDPAAAVDWVRSLRRELPAEVVVDAGIGGRAEAAQLPASRHEADECLALSSGEPVVYDQSWAQVLLRRLAAAAAGGRLPSRGPVAELVRHDEQHGTRYAATLRAWLAAQGDAREAARTLSVHPNTLRYRMQKMAEVTPLPLEDPDQRLAMSIALAIHARGHHAFPG, from the coding sequence GTGGTGGCCCTTGATCGGCTGGTGGACGTGCTCGGCAGCCTGGGCACGCACCTGAGTTGCGCACCACGTGGCCGGGATGTCGAGCTGCGCGGCGTGGCGTTGCACGACCCGGCTGAGCCGAGCCCCGCCGCACCTGACGACGTTCTGCTTGGTCTCGGTGTGCCGTCTCCTGCTGCCGCTGCGCGGTTGGTCGGTTCGACCAGTGCGGCGGCTGTTGTCTTGCATGGTCGGCCGCCGTTGGACGAGCGGGTGGTTGCGGCGGCCAAGCGGTCGGGGGCGGCGGTGTTGTTGGTGGAGCCCTCGGTGCCGTGGGGGCAGCTTGCCAACGTGGCCCAGACGCTGGTGCTGGGTGGTCAGCGGAAGGGGTCCGGGGACCTGTTCGCGGTGGCCGACGCCATCGCTGCGGTCGTGGGTGGGCCGGTGACCATCGAGGACCAGCAGTCGCGTGTGCTCGCCTACTCGTACCGGCAGCAGGGTGTGGACCAGGTGCGGGTGCAGACGATCCTCGGGCGGCGGGTGCCGGAGGAGGCCCGGCAGGCGTTGGACGAGTACGGCGTGTTCACCCACCTGGCTCGGAGTGACGAGCCGTTGTTCGTGCCGAAGCTCACCGAGCAGTTGGGTGGTCGGTTGGTGGCGGCGGTGCGGGCGGGGCGGGAGCTGCTGGGGTCGGTGTGGGTGGAGGTGGAGCGGGACGTCGATCCGGCCCGGCATGCGGCCTTGGCGGATGGGGCTCGGACGGCTGCCTTGCACCTGCTGCGGGCGCGGGCGTCGGCTGATCTGGAGCGTCAGGCCGAGGCCGATCTGGTGATCGGGGCGCTGGACAGTGGGGCGAACCTGCCCCGGCTGGGGCTGCCGGGCACGGATCTGCGGGTGATCGCTGTCCAAGCCCACGCGGGCGAGGGGGAGCACGGGGCGGCCCTGTTGGCGTTCGAGCGGGCCACCGCGGGGTTCGGCTGGTCTCGGCCGGGGCGTAGTGCGTTGTTCGGCAACGTCCTCTACACCGTGCTGCCGTGTGGTGACGACCCGGCTGCTGCCGTGGACTGGGTGCGGTCGCTGCGTCGGGAACTGCCCGCCGAGGTCGTGGTGGATGCGGGTATCGGGGGGCGGGCCGAGGCGGCGCAGCTCCCGGCGTCGCGGCACGAGGCCGACGAGTGCCTGGCCTTGTCGTCCGGCGAACCGGTGGTTTACGACCAGTCGTGGGCGCAGGTGCTGCTTCGCCGGTTGGCTGCTGCCGCCGCGGGTGGTCGGCTGCCGTCCCGTGGGCCGGTGGCGGAACTGGTGCGGCACGACGAGCAGCACGGGACGCGTTACGCGGCCACCCTCCGGGCGTGGCTGGCGGCGCAGGGTGACGCGCGGGAGGCGGCGCGGACGCTTTCGGTGCACCCGAACACGCTCCGGTACCGGATGCAGAAGATGGCCGAGGTGACCCCGTTGCCTTTGGAGGACCCGGACCAACGCCTCGCCATGTCCATCGCGCTGGCCATCCACGCGAGAGGGCACCACGCATTTCCGGGGTGA
- a CDS encoding DUF7059 domain-containing protein, which yields MLPDLSIELTARLRGAFQNAGYDADGVVDLLGPQAHAALGRGEPEAARRATADAGELGTLVRLFLLGDAEEPAAVRKALDGLDLDQAVDAQVLVRDGDHVRAGLDIRPYGDDEGSWWVIADLDSEQRGGPVPADHVLGVGHASISLARATSRRPVETLLDLGTGCGVQALHASRHAKKITATDLSDRALRLAQGTFRINEIDVELRQGEWFAPLRNRRFDQVVCNPPFVVGPPRVDYVYRDSGLGGDDASALVVRQLPSFLNEGGVGQLLASWLHRRGEDWADRVSGWLPRNVDAWFVQRDVADPTLYVGTWLRDAGVDPRSDEGRAKASAWLDWFAENDVEGIGFGFVTLRRTDAAHPEVVCEDLRHAYDDPLGPESAAWLDRVEWLRTHDNDALLATRFTVPESVLLEEVSAPTEDGWESVVRRLHRTDGPGWQHELDETAARLLAGFRGALPLEDLITLLAYANDVSAEDLAAAALPVVRELVRHGMVVPA from the coding sequence GTGCTTCCTGATCTCTCCATCGAGTTGACCGCGCGGTTGCGTGGCGCGTTCCAGAACGCCGGGTACGACGCCGACGGTGTCGTGGACCTCCTCGGACCCCAGGCCCACGCCGCCCTCGGCCGGGGCGAGCCGGAGGCCGCGCGGCGGGCCACCGCCGACGCCGGCGAGCTGGGCACGCTGGTCCGCCTCTTCCTGCTCGGCGACGCCGAGGAGCCCGCGGCCGTGCGCAAGGCGCTGGACGGGCTCGACCTCGACCAGGCCGTCGACGCGCAGGTGCTGGTCCGGGACGGGGACCACGTCCGGGCCGGGCTGGACATCAGGCCGTACGGGGACGACGAGGGGTCGTGGTGGGTGATCGCCGACCTGGACTCCGAGCAGCGCGGCGGCCCCGTGCCGGCCGACCACGTGCTCGGCGTCGGGCACGCCTCGATCAGCCTGGCCCGCGCCACCTCGCGCCGGCCCGTGGAGACCCTGCTCGACCTGGGCACCGGGTGCGGCGTGCAGGCCCTGCACGCCAGCCGCCACGCGAAGAAGATCACCGCGACCGACCTGTCCGACCGCGCACTGCGGCTGGCCCAGGGGACGTTCCGGATCAACGAGATCGACGTCGAGCTGCGCCAGGGCGAGTGGTTCGCGCCACTGCGCAACCGGCGGTTCGACCAGGTCGTGTGCAACCCGCCGTTCGTGGTCGGGCCGCCGCGGGTGGACTACGTCTACCGGGACTCCGGCCTGGGCGGGGACGACGCCAGCGCGCTGGTCGTCCGCCAGCTCCCGTCGTTCCTGAACGAAGGCGGGGTCGGGCAGCTGCTCGCGTCCTGGCTGCACCGGCGCGGCGAGGACTGGGCGGACCGGGTGTCCGGGTGGCTGCCGCGCAACGTGGACGCCTGGTTCGTCCAGCGCGACGTCGCCGACCCGACCCTCTACGTCGGCACCTGGCTGCGGGACGCGGGCGTGGACCCGCGCTCGGACGAGGGGCGCGCGAAGGCGTCCGCGTGGCTGGACTGGTTCGCCGAGAACGACGTCGAGGGCATCGGGTTCGGGTTCGTCACCCTGCGCCGCACCGACGCCGCCCACCCCGAGGTGGTGTGCGAAGACCTGCGCCACGCCTACGACGACCCGCTGGGCCCGGAATCGGCGGCCTGGCTGGACCGGGTCGAGTGGCTGCGCACGCACGACAACGACGCGCTCCTGGCCACCCGGTTCACCGTGCCGGAGTCCGTGCTGCTCGAAGAGGTCTCCGCGCCCACCGAGGACGGCTGGGAGTCCGTCGTGCGCCGGCTGCACCGCACGGACGGTCCTGGCTGGCAGCACGAGCTGGACGAGACCGCCGCGCGCCTTCTCGCCGGTTTCCGGGGCGCTCTGCCGCTGGAGGACCTGATCACCCTGTTGGCCTACGCCAACGACGTCTCCGCCGAGGACCTGGCCGCCGCGGCGCTGCCGGTCGTCCGGGAGTTGGTGCGGCACGGCATGGTGGTGCCGGCGTGA
- the dtd gene encoding D-aminoacyl-tRNA deacylase: MRAVVARVTEAEVTVAGERVGAIDEPGLLVLLGVHVDDTEAKAPLMARKLHELRILRDEESCATTGAPLLVVSQFTLYGETRKGRRPSWTAAARPEHAEPLVDAVVRELRQKGARVETGRFGAMMSVRSVNDGPFTVLVEL; the protein is encoded by the coding sequence GTGAGAGCGGTCGTGGCGCGGGTCACCGAGGCAGAGGTGACCGTGGCCGGGGAGCGCGTGGGTGCGATCGACGAGCCGGGGCTGCTGGTCCTGCTCGGCGTCCACGTGGACGACACGGAGGCGAAAGCCCCGCTCATGGCCCGGAAACTGCACGAGTTGCGCATCCTCCGCGACGAGGAGTCCTGCGCCACGACCGGCGCACCCCTGCTCGTTGTGAGCCAATTCACACTCTACGGGGAGACGCGGAAGGGTCGGCGGCCGTCCTGGACGGCCGCCGCCCGGCCCGAGCATGCGGAGCCGTTGGTCGACGCGGTCGTGCGGGAACTGCGCCAGAAGGGCGCTCGGGTGGAAACCGGGCGGTTCGGGGCGATGATGTCGGTGCGGAGTGTGAACGACGGTCCCTTCACCGTGTTGGTCGAACTCTAG
- a CDS encoding sigma-70 family RNA polymerase sigma factor yields the protein MTVPKVLDREVESDTTTTSAEFDLDAQGPAADLVRVYLNGIGKTALLTAAEEVELAKRIEAGVFAQHMLETAENLSATRKGELRQLIRDGHIAKNHLLEANLRLVVSLAKRYTGRGMPLLDLIQEGNLGLIRAVEKFDYTKGFKFSTYATWWIRQAITRGMADQGRTIRLPVHLVEQVNKLARIKRDLHQQLGREATHEELARESGLTPDKVADLLDHARDPVSLDMPVGTEEDAPLGDFIEDSDATDAESAVISGLLQDDLRRVLATLEPREQAVIRLRYGLEDGQPRTLDQIGKQFNLSRERVRQIEREVMAKLRQGERAAKLRAYAS from the coding sequence ATGACCGTCCCGAAGGTCCTCGACCGCGAGGTCGAGAGCGACACGACCACCACGAGCGCCGAGTTCGACCTCGACGCCCAGGGCCCGGCCGCCGACCTGGTTCGGGTGTACCTGAACGGGATCGGGAAGACAGCGCTGCTCACCGCGGCCGAGGAAGTGGAACTCGCGAAGCGGATCGAGGCGGGGGTCTTCGCTCAGCACATGCTCGAAACGGCCGAGAACCTGTCGGCCACGCGCAAGGGGGAACTGCGCCAACTGATCCGCGATGGCCACATCGCGAAGAACCACCTGCTCGAAGCGAACCTCCGGTTGGTCGTTTCCCTGGCCAAGCGGTACACCGGGCGGGGAATGCCGCTGCTGGACCTGATCCAGGAGGGGAACCTGGGCCTGATCCGCGCGGTGGAGAAGTTCGACTACACCAAGGGGTTCAAGTTCTCGACCTACGCCACGTGGTGGATCCGCCAGGCGATCACCCGCGGCATGGCCGACCAGGGCCGCACCATCCGGCTGCCCGTCCACCTCGTGGAGCAGGTCAACAAGCTGGCGCGGATCAAGCGCGACCTGCACCAGCAGCTGGGCCGCGAGGCGACCCACGAGGAACTGGCGCGCGAGTCCGGTCTGACCCCGGACAAGGTGGCCGACCTGCTCGACCACGCCCGCGACCCGGTGAGCCTGGACATGCCGGTCGGCACCGAGGAGGACGCCCCGCTGGGCGACTTCATCGAGGACTCCGACGCGACCGACGCGGAGAGCGCCGTGATCTCCGGCCTGCTCCAGGACGACCTGCGCCGCGTGCTGGCCACCCTGGAGCCGCGCGAGCAGGCGGTGATCCGGCTGCGCTACGGCCTGGAGGACGGCCAGCCGCGCACGCTGGACCAGATCGGCAAGCAGTTCAACCTGTCGCGTGAGCGGGTGCGCCAGATCGAGCGCGAGGTCATGGCCAAGCTGCGGCAGGGCGAACGAGCCGCCAAGCTGCGCGCTTACGCCAGCTAG
- a CDS encoding fumarate hydratase, whose product MPAVPTTAFEYTDVLPLGPDTTTEYRLVTPDGVSVVEAAGRTFLQVEPSTLTMLAKEAIRDIQHLLRSSHLKQLRAIVDDPEASGNDRFVAMDLLRNACISAGGVLPMCQDTGTAIVMGKRTESVLTGGTDAEALSRGIFEAYQELNLRYSQMAPVTFWDEKNTGTNLPAQIDLFAAPGTEPKYEFLFMAKGGGSANKTFLYQETKALLNPARLARFLDEKLRSLGTAACPPYHLAVVVGGLSAEQNLKVAKLASARYLDHLPTEGTAAGHAFRDVDLEQQVLELTRNFGIGAQFGGKYFCHDVRVIRLPRHGASCPVGIAVSCSADRQAKAKITPEGVFLEQLERDPAQFLPDVQGEDLSDEVVRIDLTRPMAEIRETLSKLPVKTRVSLTGPLVVARDIAHAKIKERLDAGEPMPQYMKDHPVYYAGPAKTPEGYASGSFGPTTAGRMDSYVEQFQAAGGSMVMLAKGNRSAQVTNACKSYGGFYLGSIGGPAARLAQDCIRKVEVLEYPELGMEAVWKIEVEDFPAFIVVDDKGNDFFAETSAPTFQITFRK is encoded by the coding sequence GTGCCCGCAGTGCCCACCACAGCTTTCGAGTACACCGACGTCCTGCCCCTCGGCCCGGACACCACCACGGAGTACCGCCTGGTCACCCCGGACGGCGTCTCCGTGGTCGAGGCCGCCGGCCGGACGTTCCTCCAGGTCGAGCCGTCGACGTTGACGATGCTGGCCAAGGAGGCCATCCGCGACATCCAGCACCTGCTGCGCTCGTCGCACCTCAAGCAGTTGCGCGCGATCGTCGACGACCCCGAGGCCAGCGGCAACGACCGGTTCGTCGCGATGGACCTGCTGCGCAACGCGTGCATCTCCGCCGGTGGCGTGCTGCCGATGTGCCAGGACACCGGCACGGCGATCGTCATGGGCAAGCGCACCGAGTCCGTCCTGACCGGCGGCACCGACGCGGAAGCCCTGTCGCGCGGCATCTTCGAGGCCTACCAGGAGCTCAACCTCCGGTACTCGCAGATGGCCCCGGTCACCTTCTGGGACGAGAAGAACACCGGCACCAACCTGCCCGCGCAGATCGACCTGTTCGCAGCGCCCGGCACGGAACCCAAGTACGAGTTCCTGTTCATGGCCAAGGGCGGCGGCTCGGCCAACAAGACGTTCCTCTACCAGGAGACCAAGGCGCTGCTGAACCCCGCGCGCCTGGCCCGGTTCCTGGACGAGAAGCTGCGCTCGCTGGGCACCGCCGCGTGCCCGCCGTACCACCTGGCCGTGGTCGTCGGCGGGCTGTCGGCCGAGCAGAACCTGAAGGTCGCCAAGCTCGCGTCCGCCCGGTACCTCGACCACCTGCCCACGGAGGGAACCGCTGCGGGCCACGCGTTCCGGGACGTCGACCTGGAGCAGCAGGTCCTGGAGCTGACCCGCAACTTCGGCATCGGCGCGCAGTTCGGCGGCAAGTACTTCTGCCACGACGTGCGCGTGATCCGGCTGCCCCGGCACGGCGCGTCCTGCCCGGTCGGCATCGCGGTGTCGTGCTCGGCGGACCGGCAGGCGAAGGCGAAGATCACGCCCGAAGGCGTGTTCCTGGAGCAGCTCGAGCGCGACCCGGCGCAGTTCCTGCCGGACGTGCAGGGCGAGGACCTGTCCGACGAGGTGGTCCGGATCGACCTGACCCGTCCGATGGCGGAGATCCGCGAGACCCTGTCGAAGCTGCCGGTGAAGACCCGCGTGTCGCTGACCGGTCCGCTGGTCGTGGCCCGCGACATCGCGCACGCCAAGATCAAGGAGCGTCTGGACGCGGGCGAGCCGATGCCGCAGTACATGAAGGACCACCCGGTGTACTACGCCGGCCCGGCGAAGACGCCCGAGGGCTACGCGTCCGGTTCGTTCGGTCCGACCACGGCCGGTCGCATGGACTCCTACGTCGAGCAGTTCCAGGCGGCGGGCGGCTCGATGGTGATGCTGGCCAAGGGCAACCGGTCGGCGCAGGTCACCAACGCGTGCAAGTCCTACGGCGGCTTCTACCTGGGGTCCATCGGCGGCCCGGCGGCGCGGTTGGCGCAGGACTGCATCCGCAAGGTCGAGGTGCTGGAGTACCCCGAGCTGGGCATGGAGGCGGTCTGGAAGATCGAGGTGGAGGACTTCCCGGCGTTCATCGTGGTGGACGACAAGGGCAACGACTTCTTCGCCGAGACCTCCGCGCCGACCTTCCAGATCACCTTCCGGAAGTGA
- a CDS encoding MerR family transcriptional regulator gives MRIGELARITGVSTRALRFYEENGLLGSERLSNGYRDYPETAVARVRNIRRLLDHGLTLEDVAHFRCCLDGDVMSANPDPALVAVAERRLAVLDERIDALVQVRDQLAQALTSGR, from the coding sequence GTGCGGATCGGGGAGTTGGCGCGGATCACCGGGGTGTCGACGCGGGCGTTGCGGTTCTACGAGGAGAACGGGCTGCTGGGGTCCGAGCGCCTGTCCAACGGCTACCGCGACTACCCCGAGACGGCCGTCGCCCGCGTCCGCAACATCCGCCGACTGCTCGACCACGGCCTGACCCTCGAGGACGTGGCCCACTTCCGCTGCTGCCTCGACGGGGACGTGATGTCCGCGAACCCCGATCCCGCCCTGGTCGCCGTGGCGGAACGCCGGCTCGCGGTCCTGGACGAGCGCATCGACGCCCTCGTCCAGGTCCGCGACCAACTAGCTCAAGCGCTCACTTCCGGAAGGTGA
- a CDS encoding SDR family NAD(P)-dependent oxidoreductase, which produces MTFNGKAVFDGKAVVVTGGGTGIGRTTARGFAEQGARVLVVGRTAARLADTAEGLRGILPLALDIADPDAPATIVDTAVREFGRLDVLVNNAGVVRDSAGAQEMVATNLLAPLRLAEAARPHLAETNGVIVNVSTSIGQRGWPMPGGALYAALKSALESLTRSWAVQFAPDVRVVAVAPGPIATPIGLHQGLTPEQNAALKEALVAHVPLKRIGQPEEVAFWITQLARPEAAYTTGVVLPVDGGAVVG; this is translated from the coding sequence GACGTTCAACGGCAAGGCAGTGTTCGACGGCAAGGCAGTGGTCGTGACGGGCGGCGGGACGGGCATCGGCCGCACCACCGCCCGCGGGTTCGCCGAGCAGGGCGCGCGGGTGCTGGTCGTGGGCCGCACCGCCGCCCGGCTCGCGGACACCGCCGAGGGCCTGCGCGGCATCCTCCCGCTCGCCCTGGACATCGCCGACCCGGACGCGCCCGCCACGATCGTCGACACGGCCGTCCGGGAGTTCGGCCGGCTGGACGTGCTGGTCAACAACGCCGGCGTGGTCCGCGACAGCGCCGGGGCGCAGGAGATGGTGGCGACCAACCTGCTGGCGCCCTTGCGCTTGGCCGAGGCCGCCCGCCCGCACCTGGCCGAGACGAACGGCGTGATCGTCAACGTCAGCACGTCCATCGGACAGCGGGGTTGGCCGATGCCCGGCGGGGCGCTGTACGCGGCGCTGAAGAGCGCCCTGGAGTCGCTGACCCGGAGCTGGGCGGTCCAGTTCGCGCCGGACGTCCGGGTCGTCGCCGTCGCACCCGGCCCCATCGCCACCCCCATCGGCCTGCACCAAGGCCTCACACCGGAGCAAAACGCGGCTCTGAAAGAGGCTTTGGTCGCCCACGTGCCTCTCAAGCGCATCGGGCAGCCCGAGGAAGTGGCGTTCTGGATCACCCAGCTGGCACGCCCGGAGGCCGCCTACACGACCGGTGTGGTGCTGCCGGTCGACGGGGGAGCGGTGGTCGGCTAG